One window of the Leptotrichia hongkongensis genome contains the following:
- a CDS encoding M48 family metallopeptidase, with protein MKKYSKILFLITAVTMISSCTVAPLTGRRQLKLVSDESVASSSVSAYRQFIQQASAKGLIANDTADGQRLRRIGGRISTAVEQYLNENGLSKKLGNLQWEFNLIKTNEINAFAMPGGKIAFYTGIMPVLNSDAGVAFVMGHEIGHVIGGHHAEASSNRALAGIAATVTDAVTGGNAVSSLVSSGLSITLLKFNRTQEYEADKYGMIFMAMAGYNPSEAITALERMDSIGSGKGAEILSTHPSGKNRIEAARKFLPEAMKYYKAR; from the coding sequence ATGAAAAAATATTCAAAAATCTTATTTTTAATAACAGCAGTAACTATGATTTCAAGCTGTACAGTGGCACCTCTTACAGGGAGAAGACAATTAAAGCTGGTAAGTGATGAAAGTGTTGCCTCAAGTTCAGTTTCTGCTTATAGGCAGTTTATTCAGCAGGCTAGTGCTAAAGGGCTGATTGCAAATGATACAGCTGATGGGCAAAGATTGAGAAGAATTGGTGGAAGAATTTCAACAGCAGTTGAGCAATATTTGAATGAAAATGGATTATCAAAGAAGTTAGGAAATTTACAATGGGAGTTTAATTTAATAAAAACTAACGAAATAAATGCGTTTGCAATGCCAGGTGGGAAAATAGCCTTTTATACTGGAATAATGCCAGTTCTTAATAGTGACGCAGGAGTCGCATTTGTAATGGGGCATGAAATTGGACATGTTATTGGAGGACACCATGCGGAAGCTTCAAGTAATAGGGCACTTGCAGGAATTGCTGCGACTGTAACAGATGCTGTAACAGGAGGAAATGCTGTATCTTCTCTTGTTTCAAGCGGACTGTCCATTACACTTCTGAAATTTAATAGAACACAGGAGTATGAAGCAGATAAATATGGAATGATATTTATGGCAATGGCTGGATATAATCCATCTGAAGCAATTACGGCACTTGAGAGAATGGACTCAATAGGTTCAGGAAAAGGAGCTGAAATTCTATCA